In one window of Lampris incognitus isolate fLamInc1 chromosome 3, fLamInc1.hap2, whole genome shotgun sequence DNA:
- the klhl30 gene encoding kelch-like protein 30, producing the protein MVRNVDDLDFCLSSHPQSILEGLRSLRSHPKLVDITLSAGGRDFPCHRSILALCSTYFHSMFSGDFVESIAARVELHGVDPDILSCLLDFAYTGKLTINQGNVEELICTSSQLQFQTVRAVCSRYLQHQIDATNCLGILEFGEIHGCPEVVAKAWAFLLENIEAVQRGEEFLLLVKERLVACLSNEGLQTRSECTRVEAVLTWVRHHKASRLCHLPELFALARLSLLSPDYLADNLLKNDLVQASPSCREAVEKVHKESPQPNLQEVLLVMGGRSLDDSDDEEEDEDRDPRLLPRNCAFYNTKTQQWYQLPNFPNPNKWGYSMVSLNNDVYVTGGSRGSNTNTWSTTETWKYITREGRWVTVAPMLRPRTNHASATLNGEIYVIGGTTLSYVEVEHYDPYNDTWALTCPALRYVTNFTATACHGKLYLIGSCAVKYNALTMQCYNPVIDGWSIICSPFIPKYLSSPRAVSVDGIIYLIADNTKKVYSYDPDANMWQKIQFLHMLHENGGLVVLDGLLFVTGGHWKGMEGDYGVEMEMYDQASNTWKVEGSLPRLWFYSGTCAIFLDPAQWPEPFPIDAT; encoded by the exons ATGGTACGCAATGTGGACGACTTGGACTTTTGCCTTTCCTCCCACCCCCAGAGCATCCTAGAGGGCCTACGCTCCCTCCGCTCTCACCCAAAACTGGTGGACATTACTTTGAGTGCGGGGGGGCGGGACTTCCCCTGTCACCGAAGCATCCTGGCTCTCTGTAGCACCTACTTCCACTCCATGTTTTCAGGGGACTTTGTGGAGAGCATTGCTGCACGTGTGGAGCTTCACGGTGTGGACCCAGATATTCTAAGCTGCCTGCTGGACTTTGCTTACACTGGCAAGCTGACAATTAACCAGGGCAATGTGGAAGAACTGATCTGCACCTCGAGTCAGCTGCAGTTCCAGACAGTACGGGCTGTATGTAGTAGATACCTCCAGCACCAGATTGATGCCACGAACTGCCTGGGAATCCTGGAGTTTGGGGAGATCCATGGCTGCCCAGAGGTGGTAGCCAAGGCATGGGCCTTCCTCTTGGAGAACATTGAAGCTGTGCAGCGGGGTGAGGAATTCTTGCTGTTGGTAAAGGAGAGGCTGGTGGCTTGTCTGTCCAATGAAGGTCTACAGACACGATCAGAGTGCACTCGGGTGGAGGCTGTCCTGACCTGGGTCAGGCACCACAAGGCgtcacggctctgccaccttccTGAGCTCTTTGCCCTAGCCCGGCTCTCCCTTCTCAGTCCAGACTACTTGGCTGACAACTTGCTGAAGAACGATCTCGTCCAGGCCTCCCCCAGCTGCAGGGAGGCTGTGGAAAAAGTTCACAAAGAG AGTCCACAGCCCAACCTGCAGGAGGTGCTGCTTGTAATGGGAGGTCGTTCTCTGGATGACTCAGAcgatgaagaggaagatgaggacAGAGACCCAAGACTACTGCCCAGGAACTGTGCCTTCTACAACACGAAGACCC AGCAGTGGTATCAGCTGCCTAATTTTCCCAACCCAAACAAGTGGGGATACTCTATGGTTTCACTGAATAATGATGTCTACGTcacag GGGGCTCACGAGGTTCAAACACCAACACCTGGTCAACCACAGAGACCTGGAAGTACATCACTCGAGAGGGGAGATGGGTAACTGTGGCTCCCATGCTCCGACCTCGAACTAACCACGCATCAGCAACGCTGAATGGAGAGATTTACGTCATCGGAG GTACAACATTGAGCTATGTTGAGGTTGAACACTATGACCCTTACAACGACACCTGGGCCCTTACATGCCCCGCCTTGAGATATGTTACTAACTTCACTGCCACTGCATGCCATGGAAAGCTCTACCTGATTGGCTCATGTGCAGTGAAGTATAATGCATTGACCATGCAATGCTACAACCCTGTCATAG ATGGTTGGAGCATAATTTGCTCACCCTTCATTCCTAAGTACCTCTCCTCACCTCGTGCTGTTTCTGTGGATGGAATCATTTATTTGATTGCTGACAACACAAAAAAAGTTTATTCTTATGACCCTGATGCAAACATGTGGCAGAAG ATTCAGTTTCTCCACATGCTCCATGAGAATGGAGGACTGGTGGTGCTGGATGGGCTGCTGTTTGTCACAGGAGGCCATTGGAAGGGTATGGAGGGTGATTATGGAGTGGAAATGGAGATGTACGACCAGGCATCCAACACCTGGAAGGTGGAGGGCTCCCTGCCAAGACTTTGGTTCTACAGTGGGACTTGTGCTATCTTCCTTGACCCAGCCCAGTGGCCGGAGCCTTTCCCCATAGATGCAACTTAA